A stretch of the Deinococcus sp. Leaf326 genome encodes the following:
- the alr gene encoding alanine racemase codes for MLARAVAHLSEAALNDNLRALSRRAGVPLLLPVKAEAYGHGLELVARVAARHPDVWGLAVATPAEAERLARLDLGRPVVLLTPAAPEEYGPLADLGVRLPVASLAEAGALPAHARAHLKVDTGMNRLGARPEEAVAVGRLLAERGLLEGAYTHFATADEPELEFAHEQFARFRAVLAELPPLLAHAANGGGVLSFGALPGMGLARPGLAAYGFAPPHLRGVADLRPVQTLCARVSQRHTVRAGEGVSYGALWRATHDTEIAVIGMGYADGYPRNATLKASVLIGGERRPVLGRICMDQMMVDVTGLDVGPGDWAELWGRGEITVSNVAAWGDTIEYEVLTGLGTRVERQLD; via the coding sequence ATGCTGGCCCGCGCCGTCGCCCACCTGTCCGAAGCTGCCCTGAACGACAACCTCCGCGCGCTCTCGCGCCGCGCCGGGGTGCCGCTGCTGTTGCCGGTCAAGGCCGAGGCTTACGGGCACGGTCTGGAGCTCGTCGCCCGCGTGGCAGCCCGGCACCCGGACGTATGGGGGCTGGCGGTGGCGACCCCCGCCGAGGCCGAGCGCCTCGCGCGGCTGGACCTGGGCCGACCGGTCGTCCTGCTGACTCCTGCCGCTCCCGAGGAATACGGCCCACTGGCCGACCTGGGCGTGCGGCTGCCCGTCGCCTCGCTGGCCGAGGCCGGGGCGCTGCCCGCGCACGCCCGCGCGCATCTGAAGGTGGACACCGGCATGAACCGTCTGGGCGCGCGCCCGGAAGAAGCTGTGGCGGTAGGCCGCTTGCTGGCCGAGCGGGGGCTGCTGGAGGGCGCCTATACCCACTTTGCGACCGCCGACGAGCCGGAACTGGAGTTCGCCCATGAGCAGTTTGCGCGGTTCCGGGCGGTGCTGGCCGAGTTGCCCCCCCTGCTGGCCCACGCGGCCAACGGGGGCGGCGTCCTGAGTTTCGGAGCGCTGCCGGGCATGGGACTGGCCCGGCCCGGTCTGGCGGCCTACGGCTTCGCGCCGCCGCACCTGCGCGGCGTGGCCGACCTGCGCCCGGTCCAGACCCTGTGCGCCCGCGTGAGCCAGCGCCACACCGTCCGGGCGGGCGAGGGCGTGAGCTACGGCGCGCTGTGGCGGGCCACGCACGACACCGAAATCGCCGTGATCGGCATGGGTTACGCCGACGGCTACCCGCGCAACGCTACCCTGAAGGCCAGCGTCCTGATCGGCGGCGAGCGGCGGCCGGTGCTGGGCCGTATCTGTATGGACCAGATGATGGTGGACGTGACGGGCCTGGACGTAGGGCCGGGCGACTGGGCCGAGCTGTGGGGTAGGGGCGAGATCACCGTGAGCAACGTGGCGGCTTGGGGCGACACCATCGAGTACGAGGTGCTGACCGGCCTGGGCACGCGCGTGGAGCGGCAACTGGACTAG
- a CDS encoding DUF721 domain-containing protein, which yields MGATLGTAKLARGIGRARALLLWPQAVGPEIARMTRPRSQQGGTLYVEVRDSTTAHHLTMQRHHFLKRLNALLAEGNGRAEDAVRELRFSVGTVRAPENTPRAAPLPAPDRARARQLVQEVADPELRQAALRAAEAVTRARRWREEQGWRPCPVCGERCPAPTRLPGEAPPPEAPPCRACALTLEDPNVRRAARVVARTPERLGALETTLGDSGRLAARYLALELLADQLGLLALECVRSGGENNYLSFLRAQAETYLMLKLGRTRNDLRRADHAALPERVRQVLAAGQP from the coding sequence CGCTGCTGCTGTGGCCGCAGGCGGTTGGCCCCGAGATCGCGCGCATGACCCGGCCCCGGTCGCAGCAGGGCGGAACCCTGTACGTCGAGGTGCGCGACTCGACGACCGCGCACCACCTCACCATGCAGCGCCACCACTTTCTCAAGCGCCTGAACGCCCTGCTGGCCGAGGGAAACGGCCGCGCCGAGGACGCCGTGCGTGAGCTGCGCTTCAGCGTAGGCACGGTGCGTGCGCCCGAGAACACGCCGCGCGCTGCGCCCCTGCCCGCCCCCGACCGCGCGCGCGCCCGGCAGCTCGTGCAGGAGGTGGCCGACCCCGAACTAAGGCAGGCCGCCCTGCGCGCCGCCGAGGCCGTGACCCGCGCGCGGCGCTGGCGCGAGGAACAGGGCTGGCGACCCTGCCCGGTCTGCGGTGAACGCTGCCCCGCGCCCACCCGCCTGCCCGGCGAGGCGCCGCCCCCCGAGGCTCCCCCCTGCCGCGCCTGCGCCCTGACGCTGGAGGACCCCAACGTGCGCCGCGCCGCGCGTGTGGTGGCCCGTACCCCCGAGCGCCTGGGTGCCCTGGAGACGACCCTCGGGGACAGCGGGCGGCTTGCGGCGCGATACCTCGCGCTGGAGCTGCTGGCTGACCAGCTCGGGCTGCTGGCCCTGGAGTGCGTGCGCAGCGGCGGCGAGAACAATTACCTGAGTTTCCTGCGCGCCCAGGCCGAGACCTACCTGATGCTCAAACTGGGCCGGACCAGAAATGACCTGCGCCGCGCCGACCACGCCGCGCTACCCGAGCGGGTGCGGCAGGTGCTCGCCGCCGGGCAGCCATGA
- the fni gene encoding type 2 isopentenyl-diphosphate Delta-isomerase: MTRSLATGGTTDTPADIAERKLRHLDACLDPRSQYAAVRTGLEAVPWPYRALPERDLDAVDLSTTFLGRRLSAPVLIGAMTGGAERAGRINFNLARAAQRLGLGMMLGSQRVMLERPEARPTFAVRDVAPDILLVGNLGAAQFGLGYGPAEATRAVREIGADALAIHVNPLQEALQPGGDTRWAGLAARLAEMVPALDFPAVLKEVGHGLDAATLRVVAGAGFAAYDVAGAGGTSWARVEQLVHRGEVSRPDLCELGVPTAQALRDARQVAPHVPLIASGGVRTGLDAARALALGAQVVAVARPLLEPALESSEAAEAWLRDFVQELRVALFVGGYGSVEEARGSGA; encoded by the coding sequence ATGACCCGTTCCCTGGCCACCGGCGGGACCACCGACACCCCAGCCGACATCGCCGAGCGCAAGCTGCGCCACCTCGACGCGTGCCTCGACCCGCGCAGCCAGTACGCGGCGGTCCGCACCGGCCTGGAGGCGGTGCCCTGGCCCTACCGCGCTCTGCCAGAGCGCGACCTGGACGCCGTGGACCTCTCCACGACCTTCCTGGGCCGCCGCCTGAGCGCCCCGGTCCTGATCGGGGCCATGACGGGCGGAGCCGAGCGCGCCGGGCGCATCAATTTCAACCTCGCGCGCGCGGCGCAGCGCCTCGGGCTGGGAATGATGCTCGGCTCGCAGCGCGTGATGCTGGAGCGCCCCGAGGCCCGGCCCACCTTCGCGGTGCGCGACGTGGCCCCCGACATCCTGCTCGTGGGGAACCTGGGCGCCGCGCAGTTCGGGCTGGGCTACGGCCCCGCCGAGGCCACGCGCGCCGTGCGCGAGATCGGGGCCGACGCGCTCGCCATTCACGTCAACCCCCTGCAAGAAGCCCTGCAACCCGGCGGCGACACGCGCTGGGCGGGCCTCGCGGCGCGGCTGGCCGAGATGGTCCCGGCACTGGACTTCCCAGCGGTGCTCAAGGAAGTCGGGCACGGCCTGGACGCCGCGACCCTACGCGTGGTGGCAGGCGCGGGCTTTGCCGCCTATGACGTGGCCGGGGCGGGCGGCACGAGCTGGGCCCGTGTGGAACAGCTTGTACACCGGGGCGAGGTGAGCCGCCCGGACCTGTGCGAACTCGGCGTGCCCACGGCGCAGGCGCTGCGGGACGCCCGGCAGGTCGCGCCGCACGTTCCCCTGATCGCCTCGGGCGGCGTCCGCACTGGCCTGGATGCTGCCCGCGCGCTGGCACTGGGCGCGCAGGTGGTCGCCGTGGCGCGCCCCCTGCTGGAGCCTGCCCTGGAAAGCAGCGAGGCCGCCGAGGCGTGGCTGCGCGACTTCGTGCAGGAACTACGGGTGGCGCTGTTCGTCGGCGGGTACGGCAGCGTGGAAGAGGCGCGGGGCAGCGGGGCGTAG